Proteins encoded by one window of Vigna radiata var. radiata cultivar VC1973A chromosome 5, Vradiata_ver6, whole genome shotgun sequence:
- the LOC106759823 gene encoding probable WRKY transcription factor 17, whose protein sequence is MAVDMVDPVPRTRMEEQLAIQEAASAGLKSMEHLIRLLSPSACNSSSFSSNNNNLDCSQITDFTVSKFKQVINLLNRTGHARFRRAPPQPQPQPQAPPQPLPQPQLQPQPQTQQGFTLDFVKPTILNSKPCNKDETLTLSTTTTTSSSFLSSVTNDASVSDGKIGPFLPPSAAKPPLSSSHRKKCRDAALSAKPSCHCSKKRKSRVKQSIRVPAISSKIADIPPDEYSWRKYGQKPIKGSPFPRGYYKCSTVRGCPARKHVERAQDDPKMLIVTYEGEHRHALPLPAATGGGFGL, encoded by the exons ATGGCAGTGGATATGGTGGATCCTGTTCCAAGAACCAGGATGGAGGAACAATTAGCAATACAAGAAGCTGCTTCCGCTGGTTTGAAAAGCATGGAGCATCTCATTCGCCTCCTTTCTCCCTCTGCCTgcaattcttcttctttttcttctaataacAACAACCTCGACTGCTCCCAAATCACCGACTTCACCGTCTCCAAGTTCAAACAGGTCATTAACCTTCTCAACCGCACCGGCCACGCTCGCTTCCGCCGTGCACCGCCCCAACCCCAACCCCAACCCCAGGCCCCACCGCAACCACTCCCACAACCACAACTTCAACCCCAACCTCAAACCCAACAAGGTTTCACTTTGGATTTTGTTAAACCCACCATTCTCAACTCTAAGCCCTGCAACAAAGACGAAACTCTCACTCTctccacaaccaccaccacctcctctTCCTTTTTATCCTCCGTCACCAACGACGCCAGCGTCTCCGACGGCAAGATCGGTCCTTTCCTCCCTCCCTCCGCCGCCAAACCTCCTCTCTCCTCCTCCCACCGGAAAAAGTGCCGCGATGCCGCGCTCTCCGCCAAACCCTCCTGCCACTGCTCCAAGAAAAG gAAATCACGCGTGAAACAATCCATCAGAGTCCCGGCGATAAGTTCCAAGATCGCCGACATCCCGCCGGACGAGTACTCGTGGAGGAAGTACGGGCAAAAACCGATCAAGGGTTCACCTTTTCCTCG TGGGTACTACAAGTGCAGCACCGTCAGAGGGTGCCCGGCGAGGAAGCACGTGGAACGCGCCCAAGATGACCCGAAGATGCTGATAGTGACATACGAGGGCGAGCACCGTCACGCGCTGCCGTTGCCGGCCGCTACCGGCGGTGGTTTCGGGCTTTGA